In the genome of Gemmatimonadota bacterium, the window ACCAACCTGCTGAATCCCGAACTGATCGTCATTGGCGGGGGCGTCATCAAGGCGGGCGATCTGATCTTCGGCCCCATCCGCGCGGAGGTGGCGCGGCGCGCGTACAAGTGGTCCGCCAGCATCCTCGAAATCGGGCCTGCCAGACTAGGCGACGACGCCGGCATCATCGGTGCCGCGCGTCACTTCATGCTGACCCGCACGACGTAACTTTAGTAATTCAAACGGTTGTTTGTGCTAGGCAATACAAGGCAGGCTGGGACTATTCGCTGGCCCTGGACGAAACGCCGGACTCAACGATCTCCTTATGGGTCCGCAAGATCAGTTCCAGCGCGTTGACCACGGATTCCAGTTGCTCCTGATCCCACTTTCCGGCAACCCTCAGTGCCGCCTCCCGGGCGACACGCCAGAACCGCTCCGTGGCTTTCTGTCCCTCTTCCGTCAATTCGCAGATGACCACTCTTCGGTCGTCGGGATCCTTGGTCCGGACCACCAGGCTTTTTTTCTCCAGGCGGTCCACGATCGATGTCGTTGCGGCCAGCGTGTTCTTCAGATAGTAGGAGATCATCCCCATCCGCATGGAACCCATCTGCTTCAGCATGACCAGGGTATTGAACTGGGAAATCGAGAGGTCCATCCCCTGCCATTCATGCAAACGCCCGCTGTACATGATCCGGTTGATTTCTTCCACGGATTTCAGGTAGCGGTCTGAGATATCCTGCGTGCGTTCGTTGTTCAAATCGGTCACCAGGTGTAAAGCGAGCGGTTCGTAAGGCAACTTTTCTGCGAGATCGAAAGATTCCGTTTCTTAAGCAATCACCCCGGGAACGGTCGACCCTGACCGAAAGGCGAATGT includes:
- a CDS encoding MarR family transcriptional regulator, which encodes MNNERTQDISDRYLKSVEEINRIMYSGRLHEWQGMDLSISQFNTLVMLKQMGSMRMGMISYYLKNTLAATTSIVDRLEKKSLVVRTKDPDDRRVVICELTEEGQKATERFWRVAREAALRVAGKWDQEQLESVVNALELILRTHKEIVESGVSSRASE